Sequence from the Acidobacteriota bacterium genome:
AAAGTCACCCACAGAATGAAGTCCTTTTACAAAATCCTCACGATTTCCTATCTTATCTAACACGAATTTTCCTAATCTTGTCATAATTCTCATGCTTACAGCCACGTAAGAAACATCAGTAAGCTGAACACAGGCCTTTGCATAAGGTGAATCAGGATGTCCCATCATATAAGGCAAAACATACATAGTTCTTCCCCGCATACAGCCATCACTTAATTTTATAAGCATCTGCTTTGCTTCTTGAGGCTCCATCCAGTTGTTATTTGGTCCTGTGGTTTCTTTATCAGGGTCGCAGATAAAAGTTAAATGCTCTGTCCGTGCCACATCTGTAGGATGACTGCGATGTAAATAGGCATTGGGCCAGGTTTTTTGATTCAATTCATAAAAAACAGGATTATTGCCAATTCTCTCCTCTTCCATACCTATCTCTATAAGTCTGTGGGCTTCCTCTTCTGAACCATCGCACCAGTAAATCTTATCTGGTTTGGTAAGCCTTGCCTGCTTTTCAACCCATTTTTCAAGCGGTATAGACATAATTTTAATGCCCTTCTCTCTTTATGTTAAAAACTTTATGTTAAAAATCATTATTTTGCAATAAAAAAACAATTTCATCTATCTCCAGCCAGGGATTTAAATTTTTGACTATATTCCTATACAAAAAATTAATTCTTTTTGTATGCATAATATTACAGTTTTATATAAATTTTTTATAAATGACAATAGCAATTTATTCTGCCTCCTTCCATGATTCTTTTCATTCAATAATAATTGACATACATCATCTTCTAATGGGATGATATATTTTTATTAATGGAGGGTGTAAAATGAAATCAGAAGCAAGGGCTATTCGCTTTATTGAAATCATTTTTTTAGCCTTCTTCGGATTCAATCTTTCGTTTGTCCCATTCCTTCATGCCCAAAATGACTACTGGGTACCCACCAATCCGCCGAAATGTCACTATGTGATCGATGGCCGTATAGACCTTGAGAAAGGCTTCATCGAGGGAAAGGAGAAGATTATCCTGAAAAATGACGCAAAAGCCGCATTGAGTGTTATAGCCTTAGACTGGTCTATCAGCTCAGACTCTTCGATCGAAATCTCTGTTTCAGATCAGAATCTCCCATTATTAAATCCCAAAAAAGGCTCTTCAGTCTCAGCTCCTCTTTTCTACCAGCTGCCAAAAACCCTTAGATCTGGGGCGAAAGTCGAAATTGAAGTGGCGTTCAAGCAATCCTTCGAATTCTCAAGCTTAAACACCGAGTTTAAGACAACCCGCTTTTACCCGCGCCTCTGGTGGGACGGCCTTCCTGTCCATGATTCCTACTCGGTCAAGCTTGACATTCCAGAAGGATTCGCCTTGGCTATCAGCGGACGTCTGAATGAAAAGACAGGCCGCTATGAAAACGAAGGAGCCAGAACCTTAGGCATTTACCTGGGAAAAAACCAGAAAAAAGAATCAAGGGAGGTTGAGGGTGTTCTCGTTACCACCCTATTCACGGAAAAAGGAGCCAGGTGTGCAGCCGTCTGTATGGAGACAGCCGTCGACGCCATCAAATTCTATAAAGACTGGCTCGGTTTCTACCCCTTTAAGTTTCTATATATCATTCCTGGCGGTAAAGGACGCTGGGGAGGCTATCCCTTTGCCACAGGTATTGTCATCATTCATGGCCAGGAGACATTCAAGGAAGGCGAGTCGCTTCTGTGGTGGCAGTGGATTACTGCTCACGAGATTGGACACGAGTATTGGGGGGAATGGGTCCTTGACCCTGACAAACCCGCCTGGCTCTGGATAGGGATGGGCATCTTTGCTGATACGGAGTATCTCATCGCCAGAAAGATTGACCCGGAACGTCGCACCAAGTGGATGAGTGATTATATCCAAGGAATCTCCATGTATTATGACACCACTGTGGATATTCCACCAGCCCGTCTTTCAAAGATTAAGTACGACCACAACAACACCATTATTCACAGCAAGGGCTTCAGCATCATCAGCGCACTCGATTCTGTAATAGGTCGAGATACCTTTGAGAGAATCTACAAGAAAGCATTAAAGGTTTACGGCGGTAAGCGTCTGAGCTGGCAGGAGTTCCAGAGGTTCTGCGAAGTGGAGAGGGGAGAGAACCTGGGCTGGTTCTTTGACCAGTGGGTGCGCTCGAATAATTACCTCTGCTACAGAATAGAATCAGAAGAGAGCAGGAAGGAGGGCGCTGGATATTTATCCATCATCAGAGTAAAAAGGCTCGGCTCGATGAAAATGCCCGTGATGGTTAAAGCAGTTTTCGAGGATGGTACAGAGCAAATGAAGTTTACAGACCGCAACCTGGAGTTAAGTGTTTTGAGATTGAAGAGCCAAGCCAAGCTCAAGAAAGCAATTCTCAATCCAGAAAAAAAAATTGCTATGCTGGAAAATCCTCTTCCTGAAATATCTGATGAGGCAGCCGAATTGCTCTCCCTTGGATGGAAGGCAGAAGAGAGTCGCGAGGTCTACTTAAGAGTCAGGGAAGAAAGCATAGAAAACAGCGATATCTGGTATCGTTTGGGAATGTATTTATATGATGGTGAGGATTTTCCCGAGGCCTTCGACTGCTTCAAGCGAGTCAATACTCTTCATTCAGACGGAGTAACCAAGTTTGCAGCACTTGGCTGGATGGGATTGCTGAAGGATCTTCTTGGAGAAAGGGAGCAGGCGCTCATTCACTATAAAGAAGCCCTTAAATATGACACTGGAGAGCCGATGGGACACTATAGTCTGAGAATTAATATGGACCGCAAGTGGCTTGAAGAAAGGCTCAAGGAGCCTTTCACCATGGAGAGCAAAATCGATATTCCTCCACAACCAACGGCCGAGCAGCTGATAAAGATCGTGGAGGAACTTAACTACAAGCGCGAAGGCAAGACACCCTTTCTGATCTATGAAAAGACGAAAAATCTGAATATAGAAAAGTATGACTTCTGGTTCAAGCTGGGATTATTGCTTTTTGATAGCGGATTCTATAAAGAGTCGTTTCTCGCCTTTGAGAAGGTCTTTAAATTAGAGTCCCCGGAGCTTTATAAATTCGCTTCTCTGACCTGGATGGGACATCTCAAGGACCTTGAGGGGCAAAGGGAAGAAGCTGTGAAATATTACAAGCAGGCTCTGGAAAGGGATACAGGAAACTCAATGCAGCACAGTCAGTACAGGATGAGAATCAACCGTAAATGGATTGAGCAAAGGCTTAAAACGCCTTTCACCTGGAAAAGAAAGTAAAAAAAGTATCACAACCATACACATGTATTAGTATATTCATATTTCACCTTTCCTAATTTATCAAAGGTCACTTTCTCTTACGATTAGAAATACCTTTGGATTCTAAATAATATCCTTAATAAACGGATCTTTTTCTTCCTTTTTGGTCATAAATTCTCTCTTGAAATTCAAAGAGGTGTACCTTAGATGTTTTCTGTTCCCTTTTTTATAATTTCAACATAATCTTTAAATTGGTATTTTTTGTATCTCTGTTTCCCGGTTATCTCTTTTAAAATCCTAATTTTCTCAAACCTTTTTACCAATGTATTTGCAGCCTCTTTTGAAATATTCAATTTTTCAATAACATCTTTCACACTAATCAAAGGTGTTTCAAAGAGCGTTTCGATCAGCTTCACAGCGTAGATACTCGATATAGAGTTTTCATGAAGTTTAGTTATCAAGGATTCTTTTAATTGAATAACTTCTTTGGCAGTTTTTACTGCTTCTTGAGAAGTATCAATGACCCCTTTAAGAAAAAATTGAACCCATTTTTCCCAAGCTCCTTTTAGTCGAACATCCATTAGCAATTTGTAGTAATTATCTCTATATTTTTTCAAATAATAACTCAGGTACAACAAAGGTTTTGATAAAATTCCCTTCCAGAAGAGATAAAATGTAATGAGTAATCTGCCTATCCTACCATTTCCGTCTAAGAATGGATGGATGGTTTCAAATTGGGCGTGTATTAAAGCAATCTTAATTAATAACGGAATTTCTTCTTTGCTGTAAAAGAATTTTTCAAGGTCTCCCATTGATGGTATAACCATATCAGGCGGCGGTGGAATAAATATTGCTTCACTCAAAGAAGCACCAGGTGGACCTATCCAATTTTGCGATTTCCTGAACTCCCCAGGATTTCTATATCTACCTCTTGAACCTTCTAACAAGATTTTATGGATCTCGGTTATAAGTCTCAAAGACATGGGAAGATTCTTGAGCCTTGATATTCCATAATTAAGCGCTTTTATGTAATTGATCACGTCCCTTATCTGATTTATATCTTCTCGAGGTATCACATCAGCCTCAAATTCTAAGATTCCCTCAAGAGAAGCCTGAGTCCCTTCAATCTGGGAACTTAAAAGTGCTTCTTTTTTCACATACATGGCGATGAAAAGGTCGGGATTAGGAAGAACGGTAGTAATCCCGTCTAATCGTGCAAGGGACCTGTCTGCTTCAGATAATAATTCTGCATTGTACTTAACAGGAGGTTCAGGAGGCAACGGATTGGGTATAAATGTCTTATATCCTTGCGGCTGTAGAACAAACCTTCCAGCCCTTTCACTCATAAGTCGCCTCTCTCTGACTTATACATAATTTTCATGTCTAAGTCAAAATTTCTTGACTTAGAAAGTGATAAGCATATTTAAGTCAACGATTCTTTACTTATTTACACTCAACTTTGACTGTTTTTGATTATTCGGAAAGCAAAAACCTTTACTCACCATCCTTAAATAAATTTTGCCTAAATAAACTATAAAGTTTCTTTAAATAATTCAATAAAAAAAATTAAAATTAAATTTAATTCTCTCAATGCATAACCTAAAAGGATTACAAAAAATTGATAAAGAGATAAAATTTTTTATAAAAATAGCTCTATTTTATCTCTTAAAAA
This genomic interval carries:
- a CDS encoding Fic family protein; its protein translation is MSERAGRFVLQPQGYKTFIPNPLPPEPPVKYNAELLSEADRSLARLDGITTVLPNPDLFIAMYVKKEALLSSQIEGTQASLEGILEFEADVIPREDINQIRDVINYIKALNYGISRLKNLPMSLRLITEIHKILLEGSRGRYRNPGEFRKSQNWIGPPGASLSEAIFIPPPPDMVIPSMGDLEKFFYSKEEIPLLIKIALIHAQFETIHPFLDGNGRIGRLLITFYLFWKGILSKPLLYLSYYLKKYRDNYYKLLMDVRLKGAWEKWVQFFLKGVIDTSQEAVKTAKEVIQLKESLITKLHENSISSIYAVKLIETLFETPLISVKDVIEKLNISKEAANTLVKRFEKIRILKEITGKQRYKKYQFKDYVEIIKKGTENI